The Benincasa hispida cultivar B227 chromosome 9, ASM972705v1, whole genome shotgun sequence genome has a segment encoding these proteins:
- the LOC120085467 gene encoding triacylglycerol lipase OBL1-like — MRSSVDYLTLKAESATLLNLFLFTLSYKFVDIRKLVDCPTGKEQSYTSFGDRWIIVSFILLEKILVAIANLLKMFNTMRAKIWGVSQETYAPKVKCRDWRIEVGKNLNLGDHNEFIYYGALTIMASTLAYEVLSVIQTVVNNCWKMNLLKCYDFWNDFQGKPTTQAFAFQNTAKDPNVIIVAFRGSSEIGDWLVDFNVSWYNIEGIGHIHDGFMQALGLQQDTDWPKELPPRPDNRQFAYYTLRQLLRDIAKESDNARFIITGHSLGGALAILFVTILAFHGEFALLKKLQAVYTFGQPRAGDRRFAQFMDNLTKK, encoded by the exons ATGCGTTCTAGTGTTGATTATTTAACACTGAAAGCTGAGAGTGCAACTTTATTGAACCTGTTTTTATTCACACTTTCTTACAAATTTGTAGACATCAGGAAATTGGTGGATTGTCCCACAGGTAAAGAACAATCTTACACAAGCTTTGGAGATCGATGGATCATTGTCTCCTTCATTCTCCTCGAGAAAATCCTTGTCGCCATTGCCAATCTGCTCAAAATGTTCAACACCATGCGAG CAAAGATTTGGGGGGTATCTCAAGAAACTTACGCACCAAAAGTAAAATGTAGAGATTGGAGAATAGAAGTGGGGAAGAACTTAAATCTGGGCGACCATAatgaatttatatattatggTGCCCTAACAATCATGGCTTCCACTTTGGCTTACGAAGTTCTCTCCGTCATCCAGACCGTCGTTAATAACTGCTGGAAG ATGAACCTacttaaatgttatgatttttgGAATG ATTTCCAGGGAAAACCTACAACCCAAGCATTTGCATTTCAAAACACCGCTAAAGACCCAAATGTCATAATAGTGGCATTCAGAGGCAGCTCCGAAATAGGGGATTGGTTGGTAGATTTCAATGTGTCATGGTACAATATTGAAGGCATTGGCCACATCCACGACGGCTTCATGCAAGCCCTTGGCCTTCAACAGGACACTGACTGGCCCAAGGAGCTCCCTCCCCGCCCTGACAATCGTCAATTTGCCTACTACACTCTTCGCCAACTCCTAAGAGACATTGCCAAAGAGAGTGATAACGCAAGGTTCATCATCACCGGTCACAGCCTTGGCGGAGCCCTTGCCATCCTCTTTGTCACTATTCTTGCCTTCCACGGCGAGTTTGCGCTACTGAAAAAGCTGCAGGCTGTTTACACATTTGGCCAACCCCGAGCCGGTGACCGACGTTTTGCTCAATTTATGGATAACCTTACCAAAAAATAA
- the LOC120084956 gene encoding triacylglycerol lipase OBL1-like encodes MDFEETEYSKDYLVLKPKDATLKDVFLSLLPSGSTKIQNLIICPDDKVENYTNFKARRDIFFSILVLKFLFSLASLLKILGRFCFSLKRFFFNYIRRSIYIFLTPNRSHITSEADLSMVRVANAPPSNVAWSPQLIDLSTSISKGQTSGIHSLVPDNFACTMPSLPKVRCREWQIMDPNDNTMNVQDRYFRYYSALTIMASKLAYKDHSLIYSVVTQCWKMDLIGCFNFRNDFLETGSTHAFMFEDKSKDVTVVAFKGTSLFDPTDWMIDSNFSFHGVDGVGLIHYGFMQALGYQKNTGWPKDLPKLAHHDFAYYALRRKLRHIAKSNHNAKFIITGHSLGGALATLFVTLLAHHKETTLLRKIQGVYTYGQPRLGDQNFAQFMVKAIETYDIKYYRYVYSFDLVPRVPFNCTISNYKHFGGCIFFNCFYNGKLPPDRKEDFAQCIEAD; translated from the exons atGGATTTCGAAGAGACTGAGTACAGTAAAGATTATCTGGTCTTGAAGCCGAAAGATGCAACTCTAAAAGACGTGTTTCTGTCCTTACTTCCTTCAGGTTCTACAAAGATCCAAAACTTGATCATTTGCCCCGACGACAAAGTAGAGAATTACACCAACTTCAAAGCTCGACGGGATATTTTCTTCTCCATTTTGGTGCTGAAATTCCTTTTCTCCCTCGCCTCTCTTCTCAAAATCCTAGGAAGATTTTGCTTCTCTCTTAAACGATTTTTCTTCAACTATATACGACGTAGTATATACATTTTTCTAACTCCAAACCGATCTCATATCACGTCAGAGGCGGATCTGTCAATGGTTCGAGTGGCGAATGCGCCCCCTTCAAATG TGGCTTGGAGTCCACAATTGATCGACTTGTCCACATCAATATCTAAGGGTCAAACCTCCG GTATACATTCGTTGGTGCCAGATAATTTTGCATGTACGATGCCTTCCTTACCAAAAGTGAGATGTAGAGAATGGCAAATAATGGATCCAAACGACAACACTATGAATGTACAGGACCGTTATTTCAGATACTATAGTGCCTTAACCATTATGGCCTCCAAATTGGCGTATAAAGATCATTCACTCATATACTCCGTAGTAACCCAATGTTGGAAG ATGGATTTAATTGGCTGCTTCAATTTTCGGAACG ACTTTTTGGAGACAGGATCGACTCATGCATTTATGTTTGAAGACAAATCGAAAGACGTAACAGTAGTGGCATTTAAAGGGACCTCCCTGTTTGACCCCACCGATTGGATGATAGATTCCAACTTTTCTTTTCACGGAGTAGACGGCGTCGGCCTAATCCACTACGGCTTCATGCAAGCCCTTGGATATCAGAAGAACACTGGTTGGCCCAAGGACCTCCCTAAATTAGCCCACCATGATTTTGCATACTACGCCCTTCGCCGTAAACTTAGACACATTGCTAAATCCAACCACAACGCAAAATTCATCATCACTGGCCACAGTCTGGGCGGTGCACTTGCTACCCTTTTTGTTACTTTGTTAGCCCATCACAAAGAAACAACCCTTCTTCGCAAGATTCAAGGTGTTTATACCTATGGCCAGCCCAGACTTGGGGACCAAAACTTTGCACAATTTATGGtcaaagctatcgaaacatatGACATTAAATATTATAGATATGTTTACTCTTTCGATTTGGTACCTAGAGTTCCTTTCAATTGTACCATTTCCAACTACAAACACTTTGGTGGATGCATCTTCTTTAATTGCTTCTACAATGGCAAG CTGCCACCTGACCGAAAAGAAGACTTTGCTCAATGCATTGAAGCCGACTAA